A window of the Vigna angularis cultivar LongXiaoDou No.4 chromosome 3, ASM1680809v1, whole genome shotgun sequence genome harbors these coding sequences:
- the LOC108344152 gene encoding serine--tRNA ligase, cytoplasmic-like, translating into MGNYNFIVSGALNDAAAKKYDLEAWFPASQAYREQVSCSNCTDYQARRLEIRYGQKKSNEQMKQYVHLLNSTLMATERTICCILENYQKEDGVEIPEVLRPFLGGKTFLPFKNQPSNEAKGKKSKA; encoded by the exons ATGGGAAA CTACAACTTCATTGTATCTGGTGCTTTGAATGATGCTGCAGCAAAGAAGTATGATCTAGAAGCATGGTTTCCAGCCTCTCAAGCTTACAGAGAGCAAGTGTCCTGTTCAAACTGTACAGATTATCAGGCTAGAAGATTAGAAATTCGATATGGTCAGAAAAAG AGCAATGAGCAGATGAAGCAATATGTTCATTTGTTGAACTCTACTCTCATGGCTACTGAGAGGACCATTTGCTGCATACTAGAGAACTACCAGAAGGAAGATGGGGTAGAGATACCAGAAGTCCTTAGGCCATTCTTGGGGGGAAAGACTTTCCTGCCTTTCAAGAACCAACCATCTAATGAAGCCAAAGGGAAGAAATCGAAGGCCTAA